Genomic DNA from Theobroma cacao cultivar B97-61/B2 chromosome 3, Criollo_cocoa_genome_V2, whole genome shotgun sequence:
GCATGGATGGGAAGTGGTATGAAcactattttctttctttcagcTGAATTTTTTCTTGTACTCTCTTTTTGGTGAGATGTTGTTCCCTTGTTAGATTGGTGTGTAAATGGATTTGTTTTCTTGTGGAAGGACAAAAAGGCTGGCATATAGAAGAATCATTGCCCTTCAgttttaaaaaggaaagagaaaaatggagATCATTATATCATTATATTTTCTGCTTGTGTGCTTGTTTATGTAATCAGCCCCACTAATAGCTAGCTGTTTTAAGTGTAAGGGCACAAGTGAGGCAATATGCATCTTCGACtgacaaattattttttttatttgcgACTGAATTTATATGCAAGCAATTGAAACATTTATGTTGTCTAATTAATCGTGCACTTATACTGAAAGGCAGTGAGATTGATGTGAATGACTTTTGATATTGTTTTGCTGGGGAACTAAAACCAGAATGTCCATTTCCCAGGTGCAACTTTGAAGaaattggagaatgaaaaGGGCATAGTTTCAAGATTTGTCATTGGAAGAAGgtataattttctcattcaagttttccttttctaaGGATCCTTGCTAAATTATAAGATGGTaagctagaactcatccttaAGTTGCATACTTTTGCAGTGCAAATCGTGGGGACAGTTTGGACAGGAGCATTGATGATGAATATAGGCAAATGAATGACTTTATGATTCTTGTAAGTCCAATGGAACACTCCTTATGCAACTATTTCTTTAAGAAGTCAGTTGAAAGCAAATGACTTGTCTTGTTTCATAGAGTTGGTTATGGATCCAACTATATAATCATTTCTATATACTTTCATTAACAGGACCAAGTGGAGGCACCTGGGGAGCTTCCAAAGAAGGCTGAAATGTTTTTTGCTCTAGCTGCAGACAGATGGGATGCTGAGTTTTATGCAAAAGTGAATGATGACGTATATGTAAATATTGGTTAGTATCATAATAGACGGATAACGTATAGTCTTTCTTTGATCCCCTAGATCAACTATGTGCATCAATGTGAATTTGGAAGAATCTTAATTCAGAATTGTCAATTGTCTAAGTTATAGCACTTTGTTAATatatttaagttgttttacccttttacttgATTCAGAAAACAACCTAGCTAAATCTTTGTGAGGTCAAATTCACAATGGTGATTCTCTAAGATGACCTTATAGAGTAGATGAAAACCATTTTTGAAGATTATAAGCTGACTTACTAGCAAACACCATAACATTGACAGACTGgagatttcaattttaaatctGTTGATTGCAGATGTTATTTAAAAAGTGATAATGCTGTTGACCAATGTAATTAAGGGCTCACTGTTCAAAGCTTGTCAAATTCATTACCTGCACTATTTGTGGTATCTTAATTTTGTTCTATCATCTTCAAAGACGAACAAGCTTTCCATTACAAGATTTGTTTCACAATTGATAAAACCTTTGCTCAGTGCCGTGCCTTCTCAACTAATCAGATTGATGTTTTCCAGATGCCTTGGGAGCTACACTTACATCTCATATGGACAAACGTCGTGTTTATATTGGCTGTATGAAATCAGGCGAAGTTTTCTCTGAACCGTGAGTTTGGCTTAGATACTCAAATATAGATTCAGAGTTTAGGATACATGAGTTTGATATTTACTTGAATAGCATTATTTCTTCTCATGCTTGCCATTCTGGATATTGGCAGGAGCCATAAATGGTATGAACCAGATTGGTGGAAGTTTGGTGATAAAAAATCGTAAGTTTTGCTGCCACTAATTTCATCTTCTAGGAGAACCAAAAGAAAGCATCCATGACTAAACTAATTATCCTTGTTACTGACATACTCTTGATAAAATCTCAATGAATAATATCTGTTAATAGTACTTAGTTGCCCACACTATCAACATCAGTGTTGTCAGTTAAGTTTGTAAATTACTTTCACTTAATTTACGTACCAAAACTTTCAGttattgaaatgagtttcaaatCTGCAACTATCTTATACATGGACAGAAAATCTAGGAATATATTTCTTATATGAACTCTTcttaatatttgtttactttaatgatatttgtttTCCTAGTATGAACTCTTCTTTTGGGGCATCCAACAGATACTTCCGCCATGCGTCAGGTGAAATGTATGTCATATCTGGAGCTTTGgctaaatttatttcaataaataGGTCAGGTCCTTTGTTCTTTGGTGCTACAGTTTCATAAGTTATGCCATTATAAAGCAAGAAGTTGTCCTAATTTGCTGAACTGCAGATCTCTTCTGCGCACTTATGCCCATGATGATGTCAGTGCTGGATCCTGGTTTTTGGGGCTTGATGTCAATTATGTAGATGAAGGGAAGTTTTGCTGCTCATCTTGGTCAACaggtctctctctctctcgcgCGCACACAGACACATCAAGCACCTTTCCTGCTTTCTCAAACCAACTTCTCTGTTTATATCATACATTTGGTTGTATATTTAATGTATTAATGTGGATATTAATGTCTAAACTTTACTGCAATGAACAAGTTCTAAAGTAAGAAGTATTATACTTTAGCATTTCAGCTATCATGTCCTGTCAATTTTGTTAGTCCTTAGGGATAAGTCAGTGAACACTTTTAGGTATAGACACCCTTAATGAGAATGTTCTTCCAGAGATCGATTTGGCTATTTCTTGGGGTAACTAACATgtatcttttttgttttctttggcTGTGGCTGCAGGAGCTATTTGTTCTGGAGTTTGAATTTATTTACTGATCCTGGAAGGCAAATACAAACCTCATGGCTGATGCTATAAgataggatttttttttttctttttccaaataGTCAGTCAGCTAAACATGAACCTGATAGAGAAAGAATGGCTCCTCAAATTTTGATTAGAGGGCTTCTTGCTTGCACAATAGAGGTTGTTTTGACTGCCATCTGAGGAACTGTTGAGAGTAGAGTTTGGAATTGACACAGTTAAAGACTTATAGAGTTGATCATATTAGTTGAAGAGGGTTTCATGTTccctttttccattttgtttgTTCTTTAGACTGCAGAATATCTAAGTTTATTCTTTCATTCAGAGACATACATATGTGATTTATTCTTAAGTTGATATCATTGGGATCAATAGATGGTTAATGTATTAAGTTGATGACTCAATGAAGTAGATGGTCAAAGTTATATCACAAGTACAACAAAATTCTCACATCTTTCTTTCAGAGGTCTGAAGTTTGAAATCTAACCCCCGAAAATTGCATGTGGAGATGGGGCAATAGGCAATACCATCTAAAACGTTATCTGATTGTCCAGAACAATGATAGTGAGGGGCTCTATACCCATGCATACAATTGACACCAAAAAGGATATGCTGtttatagttatttttttcttttattagaGGGGTAAAATATCCCAGAATGAGCACTTGTACAATCTGTATCAAAGCATAAAAAGCacaccaaaaaattaaaaaaaaaaaaggtatcaCATTATCACTCCAGTCTTCACTCACATACAACTATTTAGTTTATGTCATCCTCATGATGAGTTGTTGAGGAAATGCGCCAGTGCCTTGTCTGTGTCATTCTCATACATGAGTAAGGCCTCAGCAACATTGTTTGATGAGAATCCCATTTCTCGCAGTAAGTTGTAACTATGGACAAATTCCCGAACCTAAGGAAGGAAAGTaacaaaatacataaataaatagtaaGAGACTTACTTcaattaacattttaaaatcaaaggcAAATGCCAGCTGCAGATCTGGAAGAAGTGATGTAACTACTCAAGCTCCCCATTACAAGACTGCTCGTTTCTCTCAATCCATGACATGAAATTCAGGATACTAACTCCTGGCCATCAAAACCAGTCACTTTTCCTAGAAGATTAATAGATTACTACAGCCAAACGCAGTAAAATATCAGGGAGGAATTCTAGCATGCTAAGAAACCAAAATTACTCTCTGCCAATGGACAAAATGCCAGTGGACACGATCCTAGTCATCCGCAAAAGAATGTGTTTCCTCGATCTTAAGCATAAAGCATACTTATGGACTATAACTCGCTATACTAGAAGACAAggggaaaaaaacaagaacaatCATATCCAACCTACATtacaaattataaaatcaGGTAAGGAAGACTTCAACATAGAATCAACCTACTTATACATTTGGACTACAATTGATCTATACACTATCAGGGGAAAAAGTGTAAATCATCAGGTGTTTTAACTTCCAACTAATTGGGTGCATTACCAAATTATCAATTGTGAATGGCATAGAATACCTTGGTTGGATTGTCTCCATAGTTTGCAACTGCAACAGTTACAGCTTCTCGGTTGAGTCCAGAGGCAATGTATTTGCTCACCACAGGATCTGCATTCGCACCCTGCAcagtcaaattttttttttctttcaaacaaacCCTTAGAAGCTCAACAGATGTGGACTAATTTCACTAAAACAAAATCCTACTCAAAGTCATCACAAGATGAACCATTGAACAGACAAGTTACTAGGTTAATGAAAGATCCAAAAGGAAGCCTAAATCTCTATTGAGAATAAGAAAAACGTACCGATGAAGAAGTTGATTCAGTAGATTTAGAAAGGCTTTCCAAGCCAAGCCTGCTAAAATTCATGCTTTCGTTCTCTGCTTCGGCTAAGATTTTCCTCTCAAACCCAAAATCAAACTGGAAATTGCTTCGAGGAATATCCCCAACTTGCGGCAACAACTGAGGCTGCAAAGCCGAGAAATCAATTACTTCCATAGCATTACCCTAACAACCTAACTTATCCCTCTAATTAAAACCGAAAGGAAACGACCGAGAAAGCTTACCGGGGGAGTGATCCGATATTCTGGTTTCAGAGCAACCCTGACGCCCAATCCCGCTgccataaataaaattaattaaaacacaaaaaaaaattgattttaccaaattcaaaaaaaaaaagcatgaaTGTTACTAGTACAGAAAGAACTTTTAGGGAGAAAGAGAATTCACAGGAAGAGGAAGGAGAAGAGGTATGATGGAAAGATGGGATGCGGGGTGCAGGAGGGACAACGGTGTGAGCGGGTTGACCGATTCTTGGGTATAAGGAAGGTCCGTACATCGGATGGCTAGATGGCatcgatgatgatgatgatgatgaagtgGGTTGTTGACGGTACATAGGGATTTGCGCCTCGTACGGGGGACCCGTTCTGTTCCTGAAATCGTAGTCCATTACGATTATGGTGGGAGGACGAGGGGCATCTGCAGGAGAGGGGAAAGAGGGAGGGAAGTGTTGAGAAAAAAGATGGAAGGACTTGGGAAGTAGAAGTCCTGTTGGGGAAAGCTTGTAGCTTTTCTTTGAAGACTGATTCTTGAGTACGCGGTCGCcgaaaaaacttattaaaggAATACCATTTACCACTGATGCGTATACAAATAATACAAGTACAAACTTAAACTTCTTCCTGCCGTAAAAGTGAATTACAGTTTtccatatttttttcttaatcagTAAGTACATTTatcattcaattaaaattttattttaaaaaatactttatcatttaatatattatttttcaccAAATTCAAGAACAGACACTacattaattacaaaaatcCTTACTCTATAATTACAGACTGCTGAATTTCATTTGAAACAGATTTTAGTTCAGAACATTACCACACCTATTAACTTCTTTTCATGTAGCAATATCGGCTGGTATATACAAAGCGTGCCATTCATACATAGCCGCTACTacataattcaataatttaaaCTGAAGAGCAGGAACTGATTATCAATGAACAGTTACAGGGCATTCTCACTCAACAACAGAAGGCGGTACAGAGACTTGCACAAACCCAGTCACAAGCCAAATATATGGTCATTTCCAAATATGGCAGCATTGAACTGTCTCGTGTTCAAGTCACCCCCATCCAAAGCAGAACCAAACCGATCAAGCCACTGTGTCGGGCTTGGGTTCTCACTTTCCTCTACCCATTCTGAGGTCATATCAATGTCGTCGAACTGAATAGGGTCAGCTTCTACGGACTTTGTTCTCATTTGTCTTGCTAACCTGAGATTGTAGTTAATATACACGAGGTCATTCAATATTTCTTTGTCAATCTTATTCCGCTTTTCAGAGTGAATTTGTTGAAATGTGCTCCAATGCCTCTCGAAGGTAAAAGTGCTGCAAACTTGACTGAGGATTCTAATTGCAACCCGTTGCAACACAGGAGCTGAGTCGCCAAATTGCTCCCACCAGAGCCCTACAAGAGAGAAATGCAGACAGAGTCACTAACCAGTTACTCATATGCAGATAATCCTAGAAGAATGACAACTAAGATTTCAttggctaaaataatatatttcaatAGCATACTGTTCTAGTTTTTGGGGAAATTACGGCACATTTAAAGGGCAAAGGAGAAGCAAAAGGCTAGGGGCTgctcacacacacacagaaaCCATACACGTATATCTAAGAGCAACCATACACATGCACAACCAAAAGCAAGAACATTGCCTGATACAAAACTGCATACATACCAGGAGAAACTGTATCTCGTGCTTCCATTGCTAGATTACAAGCAAACATCCCCTTTGCCcttgtaaaagtaaaaatttgattgGTGATGTCACGTCTTAACTCTGGAGTGGGAAGTAGTTTCTCCAGAACCTTAAAAAAGTCTTCTTTTATAGATCcaagaaattttatttcttgattATACTGGATACTAGGATTTAAAAATGCCCCAGCCGAATGTAGAGGTGAATGAAGTTGGTCCCGCCACTTTCTATCAACTATGTCCAAAAATGTCTTACACTTACCCTCATCCATTATATAATATGTCCTTATTGATTCCTTGGCTCTGGTCATTAGTTCATATATAGAACCAACAGCAGGTTTCCCTCCAGATACCTCCCTCAACACTTTCAGAAAAGGCTCAGATATAGCTACACATTCATCTACTGCCCTCCAAAAGTCATTATCCTCAACAATGCCAATGCAAGATATGCTCTGTGGTTTATTTGCATATGAGGAGTTAGTTGAATACTCAGGGCTATTAAACATATGCTTCAATCTTGACCTCTGTTTCAACATTGATTGCAATGATAGAAAGCTAGAAACAGACTTTGTTATTCCGGTTCTTATAAGTTCCTGTTCCCCAGTAAACTTCTTCATCAAATCAAGCATTGACGCATTGTTGTACAGAAACTTGGATAATGTTTGTGCTTGTAAGATACATCTGTTCACCCAATCTACCTTAGAAAATTCTTCCAAGATTAGATTCAAACATTGAGAAGCACAAGGAGACACAAAAATGGTTCCATAGTTCTGCAAGATATGGTTTGAAATACCAGTATAGTTGAAACTACTATCCATAATAATTTGCACAACATTTTCTGGGCCAAAATCTTGAATAAcagaatcaaacaaatcagCAAGGCATTttgtgttcttaaaatatgaTGAGGCATCAACCGACTTGTGGAAAAATGTCCTTGAGGGTGATGAAACTAGGAAGTTTATTAAAGCTCTAGATTTATTGTCAGTCCAAGTGTCTGCAATGATGGTACAGCCAGTAGTAGCCCATTCTTTCTCTGTATCTTTTGATTGTAAACACACTTCAGACTTGATCCTTTCCAACCACATTGTCTTCAAGGTTTCAACAGATGGACCTGTAAATCCAGGACCAAACTTTCCTACTGCATCAATCATTGCTTGATAGGATGAAGAACGAGCTACACTAAAGTCCAACTTATTCTCAAAAAAGAACAAAGCGATACTTCTCTCCACATTTTCTTGGCTGTTCAATGATGGAGGGGCAATTGGTGAGGTAGCGGGGAAAACTTTTGCCACAGGAGATGATGCCTCTAAAGGAATGATTTTACTACAAGTGGATATATTTCCAGGAGATCTAGCTTCAGCAATCTTCTGCTTCTTAACACTAGATGTTTCTTTAATCTCCTCTTTCGATGATAAAATAGCTCTAACCCTATCAGTAACATCATCCCTAACTTTACTACACGGATTTACACCTTTACTTGGAAGACGAGATAGATGATGCTTTAACCTACTAATCCCACCATTCAAAACTCTAAGGCAAAATTTGCATCTAACTTTATTTCCATCAAGTTTCTCAGCATATTCCCAACACACATCTTTTTCTCGAACCACTGCCATAAACATAAGTGCA
This window encodes:
- the LOC18605698 gene encoding hydroxyproline O-galactosyltransferase HPGT1 isoform X1, with the translated sequence MQSKGSSSMVSSMVFRTRISSLLISMFATFASFYVAGRLWQDAENRVYLIKELDRITGLGQSAISVDDTLKIIACREQHKKLSALEMDLAAARQEGFTSKTSSDTDGAVSKRRPLVVIGVLTRFGRKNNRDAIRKAWMGSGATLKKLENEKGIVSRFVIGRSANRGDSLDRSIDDEYRQMNDFMILDQVEAPGELPKKAEMFFALAADRWDAEFYAKVNDDVYVNIDALGATLTSHMDKRRVYIGCMKSGEVFSEPSHKWYEPDWWKFGDKKSMNSSFGASNRYFRHASGEMYVISGALAKFISINRSLLRTYAHDDVSAGSWFLGLDVNYVDEGKFCCSSWSTGAICSGV
- the LOC18605698 gene encoding hydroxyproline O-galactosyltransferase HPGT1 isoform X3, whose translation is MQSKGSSSMVSSMVFRTRISSLLISMFATFASFYVAGRLWQDAENRVYLIKELDRITGLGQSAISVDDTLKIIACREQHKKLSALEMDLAAARQEGFTSKTSSDTDGAVSKRRPLVVIGVLTRFGRKNNRDAIRKAWMGSGATLKKLENEKGIVSRFVIGRSANRGDSLDRSIDDEYRQMNDFMILDQVEAPGELPKKAEMFFALAADRWDAEFYAKVNDDVYVNIDALGATLTSHMDKRRVYIGCMKSGEVFSEPSHKWYEPDWWKFGDKKSMNSSFGASNRYFRHASGEISLLRTYAHDDVSAGSWFLGLDVNYVDEGKFCCSSWSTGAICSGV
- the LOC18605698 gene encoding hydroxyproline O-galactosyltransferase HPGT1 isoform X4, giving the protein MQSKGSSSMVSSMVFRTRISSLLISMFATFASFYVAGRLWQDAENRVYLIKELDRITGLGQSAISVDDTLKIIACREQHKKLSALEMDLAAARQEGFTSKTSSDTDGAVSKRRPLVVIGVLTRFGRKNNRDAIRKAWMGSGATLKKLENEKGIVSRFVIGRSANRGDSLDRSIDDEYRQMNDFMILDQVEAPGELPKKAEMFFALAADRWDAEFYAKVNDDVYVNIDALGATLTSHMDKRRVYIGCMKSGEVFSEPSHKWYEPDWWKFGDKKSYFRHASGEISLLRTYAHDDVSAGSWFLGLDVNYVDEGKFCCSSWSTGAICSGV
- the LOC18605698 gene encoding hydroxyproline O-galactosyltransferase HPGT1 isoform X2 — translated: MQSKGSSSMVSSMVFRTRISSLLISMFATFASFYVAGRLWQDAENRVYLIKELDRITGLGQSAISVDDTLKIIACREQHKKLSALEMDLAAARQEGFTSKTSSDTDGAVSKRRPLVVIGVLTRFGRKNNRDAIRKAWMGSGATLKKLENEKGIVSRFVIGRSANRGDSLDRSIDDEYRQMNDFMILDQVEAPGELPKKAEMFFALAADRWDAEFYAKVNDDVYVNIDALGATLTSHMDKRRVYIGCMKSGEVFSEPSHKWYEPDWWKFGDKKSYFRHASGEMYVISGALAKFISINRSLLRTYAHDDVSAGSWFLGLDVNYVDEGKFCCSSWSTGAICSGV
- the LOC18605699 gene encoding uncharacterized protein LOC18605699 translates to MDYDFRNRTGPPYEAQIPMYRQQPTSSSSSSSMPSSHPMYGPSLYPRIGQPAHTVVPPAPRIPSFHHTSSPSSSSGLGVRVALKPEYRITPPPQLLPQVGDIPRSNFQFDFGFERKILAEAENESMNFSRLGLESLSKSTESTSSSGANADPVVSKYIASGLNREAVTVAVANYGDNPTKVREFVHSYNLLREMGFSSNNVAEALLMYENDTDKALAHFLNNSS
- the LOC18605700 gene encoding uncharacterized protein LOC18605700, with the translated sequence MAVVREKDVCWEYAEKLDGNKVRCKFCLRVLNGGISRLKHHLSRLPSKGVNPCSKVRDDVTDRVRAILSSKEEIKETSSVKKQKIAEARSPGNISTCSKIIPLEASSPVAKVFPATSPIAPPSLNSQENVERSIALFFFENKLDFSVARSSSYQAMIDAVGKFGPGFTGPSVETLKTMWLERIKSEVCLQSKDTEKEWATTGCTIIADTWTDNKSRALINFLVSSPSRTFFHKSVDASSYFKNTKCLADLFDSVIQDFGPENVVQIIMDSSFNYTGISNHILQNYGTIFVSPCASQCLNLILEEFSKVDWVNRCILQAQTLSKFLYNNASMLDLMKKFTGEQELIRTGITKSVSSFLSLQSMLKQRSRLKHMFNSPEYSTNSSYANKPQSISCIGIVEDNDFWRAVDECVAISEPFLKVLREVSGGKPAVGSIYELMTRAKESIRTYYIMDEGKCKTFLDIVDRKWRDQLHSPLHSAGAFLNPSIQYNQEIKFLGSIKEDFFKVLEKLLPTPELRRDITNQIFTFTRAKGMFACNLAMEARDTVSPGLWWEQFGDSAPVLQRVAIRILSQVCSTFTFERHWSTFQQIHSEKRNKIDKEILNDLVYINYNLRLARQMRTKSVEADPIQFDDIDMTSEWVEESENPSPTQWLDRFGSALDGGDLNTRQFNAAIFGNDHIFGL